The following proteins are co-located in the Thermus thermophilus HB8 genome:
- the mgtE gene encoding magnesium transporter, protein MEEKLAVSLQEALQEGDTRALREVLEEIHPQDLLALWDELKGEHRYVVLTLLPKAKAAEVLSHLSPEEQAEYLKTLPPWRLREILEELSLDDLADALQAVRKEDPAYFQRLKDLLDPRTRAEVEALARYEEDEAGGLMTPEYVAVREGMTVEEVLRFLRRAAPDAETIYYIYVVDEKGRLKGVLSLRDLIVADPRTRVAEIMNPKVVYVRTDTDQEEVARLMADYDFTVLPVVDEEGRLVGIVTVDDVLDVLEAEATEDIHKLGAVDVPDLVYSEAGPVALWLARVRWLVILILTGMVTSSILQGFESVLEAVTALAFYVPVLLGTGGNTGNQSATLIIRALATRDLDLRDWRRVFLKEMGVGLLLGLTLSFLLVGKVYWDGHPLLLPVVGVSLVLIVFFANLVGAMLPFLLRRLGVDPALVSNPLVATLSDVTGLLIYLSVARLLLEAV, encoded by the coding sequence GTGGAGGAAAAGTTGGCCGTTTCCCTCCAAGAAGCCTTGCAGGAAGGGGACACCCGGGCCCTCCGGGAGGTCTTGGAGGAGATCCACCCCCAGGACCTCCTCGCCCTCTGGGATGAGCTTAAGGGGGAGCACCGCTACGTGGTCCTCACCCTCCTCCCCAAGGCCAAGGCCGCCGAGGTCCTCTCCCACCTCTCCCCGGAGGAGCAGGCGGAGTACCTGAAGACCCTCCCCCCCTGGCGCCTGAGGGAGATCCTGGAGGAGCTCTCCTTGGACGACCTCGCCGACGCCCTTCAGGCGGTGAGGAAGGAGGACCCCGCCTACTTCCAGCGCCTCAAGGACCTCCTGGACCCGAGGACGCGGGCCGAGGTGGAGGCCCTGGCCAGGTACGAGGAGGACGAGGCGGGCGGCCTCATGACCCCGGAGTACGTGGCCGTGCGGGAGGGGATGACCGTGGAGGAGGTCCTCCGCTTCCTGCGCCGGGCGGCCCCCGACGCCGAGACCATCTACTACATCTACGTGGTGGACGAAAAGGGCCGCCTCAAGGGGGTGCTCTCCTTGCGGGACCTCATCGTGGCCGACCCCAGGACGCGGGTGGCGGAGATCATGAACCCCAAGGTGGTCTACGTGCGCACGGACACGGACCAGGAGGAGGTGGCCCGCCTCATGGCCGACTACGACTTCACCGTGCTGCCGGTGGTGGACGAGGAGGGCCGCCTGGTGGGGATCGTCACCGTGGACGACGTCCTGGACGTGCTGGAGGCCGAGGCCACGGAGGACATCCACAAGCTCGGCGCCGTGGACGTGCCCGACCTCGTCTACAGCGAGGCGGGCCCCGTGGCCCTGTGGCTTGCCCGGGTGAGGTGGCTCGTGATCCTGATCCTCACGGGGATGGTTACGAGCTCCATCCTCCAGGGGTTTGAGAGCGTCCTCGAGGCCGTCACCGCCTTGGCCTTCTACGTCCCCGTCCTCCTCGGCACCGGGGGGAACACCGGCAACCAGTCGGCCACCCTTATCATCCGCGCCCTCGCCACCCGCGACCTGGACCTCAGGGACTGGCGGCGGGTCTTCCTCAAGGAGATGGGGGTGGGCCTCCTCCTCGGCCTCACCTTGAGCTTTCTCCTCGTGGGCAAGGTCTACTGGGACGGCCACCCCCTCCTCCTCCCCGTGGTGGGCGTGTCCTTGGTCCTCATCGTCTTCTTCGCCAACCTGGTGGGGGCCATGCTCCCCTTCCTCCTGAGGCGCTTGGGCGTGGACCCGGCCTTGGTGTCCAACCCCCTCGTGGCCACCCTCTCGGACGTCACGGGCCTCCTCATCTACCTCTCCGTGGCCCGCCTGCTTTTGGAGGCGGTATGA
- a CDS encoding bifunctional 3,4-dihydroxy-2-butanone-4-phosphate synthase/GTP cyclohydrolase II, giving the protein MEGIASVKELLEELKAGRPVILVDDEDRENEGDLIMAAEHVTPEWVNFMLKECRGLLCVALTEERAKALDLPLMVERNQDPQGTRFTVSVDARGTTTGISAFERAATIRLLADPEATAQDFRRPGHVFPLVARPGGVLRRAGHTEATVDLLRLAGLTPVGSLIEILKEDGTMARLPDLLAFARRHGLKVGTIADLIRYRLEKGDLYVRREAEALLPTRFGEFRILGYRDTLTGEEHAALVMGSWAPEEPVLVRMHSECLTGDALHSLRCDCGFQRDLALQRIAEEGKGVLVYLRQEGRGIGLVNKIKAYHLQDQGLDTVEANLALGFPPDLRDYGVGAQILYDLGVRKMRLLTNNPRKVRALSGFGIEIVERIPLRAGDNPHNERYLQAKKEKLGHWMD; this is encoded by the coding sequence ATGGAAGGGATCGCCAGCGTCAAGGAACTTCTGGAGGAGCTCAAGGCGGGCCGCCCCGTGATCTTGGTGGACGACGAGGACCGGGAGAACGAGGGCGACCTGATCATGGCGGCGGAGCACGTGACCCCGGAGTGGGTGAACTTCATGCTCAAGGAGTGCCGGGGCCTCCTCTGCGTGGCCCTCACGGAGGAGAGGGCCAAGGCCCTGGACCTCCCCCTCATGGTGGAGAGGAACCAGGACCCCCAGGGCACCCGCTTCACCGTGAGCGTGGACGCCCGGGGGACGACCACGGGGATCAGCGCCTTTGAGCGGGCGGCCACCATCCGGCTCCTCGCCGACCCCGAGGCCACGGCCCAGGACTTCCGCCGCCCGGGGCACGTCTTTCCCCTGGTGGCGAGGCCCGGGGGGGTCTTGCGCCGCGCCGGGCACACGGAGGCCACGGTGGACCTGTTGCGCCTCGCCGGCCTCACCCCGGTGGGCAGCCTCATTGAGATCCTCAAGGAGGACGGCACCATGGCCCGCCTGCCCGACCTCCTGGCCTTCGCTAGGAGGCACGGCCTCAAGGTGGGCACCATCGCCGACCTCATCCGCTACCGCCTGGAGAAGGGGGACCTCTACGTGCGGCGGGAGGCGGAGGCCCTCCTTCCCACCCGCTTTGGGGAGTTCCGCATCCTGGGCTACCGCGACACCCTCACGGGGGAGGAGCACGCCGCCTTGGTCATGGGAAGCTGGGCGCCGGAGGAGCCCGTCCTCGTGCGCATGCACTCCGAGTGCCTCACCGGGGACGCCCTCCACTCCCTGCGGTGCGACTGCGGCTTCCAGAGGGACCTGGCCCTACAGCGGATCGCCGAGGAGGGGAAGGGGGTCTTGGTCTACCTGAGGCAGGAGGGGCGGGGGATCGGCCTCGTGAACAAGATCAAGGCCTACCACCTCCAGGACCAAGGGCTGGACACGGTGGAGGCCAACCTGGCCCTGGGGTTTCCCCCGGACCTCCGGGACTACGGCGTGGGGGCCCAGATCCTCTACGACCTCGGGGTGCGGAAGATGCGCCTCCTCACCAACAACCCGCGCAAGGTCCGGGCCCTCTCCGGCTTCGGCATAGAGATCGTGGAGCGCATCCCCTTGAGGGCCGGGGACAACCCCCACAACGAGCGCTACCTCCAGGCCAAGAAGGAGAAGCTCGGGCACTGGATGGATTGA
- a CDS encoding vWA domain-containing protein, with product MLPLRVLVLLLLLLAFLDPRWPLEGRVVYLLDFSPSAREAVFALAARLPKDGVYVAFAERAATLPSPTARRLDLGEGTDLREAYKEALRHRPSRAVLVSDGLLEPIPPPFPLDALYVPPRPYVAVRLVPPAYPLYGETVGVGVVLEAPVPAEARVRVEGPGGVLERALRVEGRKALVYTFPLTEKAAVRAVAEGPWGRSEAEVEVAPADRAKAVVLGDPAAARYLEAQGFQVEEGFTLPLEADLVVVGTGVLDLPEGAPEALKAFLRRGGGLLFTATPKGLFFGGWDRALPEELPLKPLGREGAALVLVLDVSGSMAGEKLSMAVAGALALVESAAPEDRLGVVVFSSGHRVLFPPRPMTAQAKKEAESLLLSLRAGGGTVLGGAFREAVRLLQGVPGERKAVLVLTDGLIADAKEPILDLAQTSGVEVSALALGPDADAPFLKELARRGGGRFYQAPSPRELPRLFLREGQEVFRGEALEGRFPVEARPHALTEGFRFPPLSVLLPARAEPWAQVLLTSGERAVLAIGERGEGRVAALATDLSRSWRDFPEASAFLGGLFRWLIGARRALALYAYPEGEGVRVVALGPLEAPEILSGGTRRPMVPTGPLRFEARVEGEGVLLDRGLRLPLALPLPGEWSPRDGREVLRALAEASGGRLLAGPGEASSGKEALPLRPFLVGLALALFLLERFLEARLDRGASRALP from the coding sequence ATGCTCCCCCTCAGGGTCCTGGTCCTCCTCCTGCTCCTCCTCGCCTTCCTGGACCCCAGGTGGCCCCTTGAGGGGCGGGTGGTCTACCTCCTGGACTTCTCCCCCTCGGCCCGGGAGGCCGTCTTCGCCCTGGCCGCGAGGCTTCCCAAGGACGGGGTCTACGTGGCCTTCGCCGAGCGGGCCGCCACCCTGCCCTCGCCCACGGCGCGAAGGCTGGACCTTGGGGAGGGGACGGACCTCCGGGAGGCCTACAAGGAGGCGCTCCGCCACCGGCCAAGCCGGGCGGTTTTGGTCTCCGACGGGCTTTTGGAGCCCATCCCTCCGCCCTTTCCCCTGGACGCCCTTTACGTCCCTCCAAGGCCTTACGTGGCGGTGCGCCTTGTCCCCCCGGCCTACCCCCTCTACGGGGAGACCGTGGGGGTGGGGGTGGTGCTGGAAGCCCCCGTGCCCGCGGAGGCGAGAGTCCGGGTGGAAGGCCCTGGGGGGGTCCTGGAGAGGGCGTTGAGGGTGGAGGGGAGGAAGGCCCTCGTCTATACCTTTCCCCTCACGGAGAAGGCGGCGGTCCGGGCGGTGGCGGAAGGCCCTTGGGGGCGGAGCGAGGCGGAGGTGGAGGTGGCCCCCGCCGACCGGGCGAAGGCCGTGGTGCTGGGCGACCCGGCCGCGGCCCGCTACCTCGAGGCCCAGGGCTTCCAGGTGGAGGAGGGCTTTACGCTTCCCCTGGAGGCGGACCTGGTGGTCGTGGGCACGGGGGTTTTGGACCTCCCCGAGGGGGCGCCCGAGGCCCTTAAGGCCTTCCTCCGCCGGGGGGGCGGCCTCCTCTTCACCGCCACCCCGAAGGGCCTCTTCTTCGGGGGCTGGGATAGGGCTTTGCCCGAGGAGCTTCCCCTGAAGCCCTTAGGCCGGGAGGGGGCGGCCTTGGTCCTCGTCCTGGATGTCTCGGGGAGCATGGCGGGAGAGAAGCTCTCCATGGCGGTGGCCGGGGCCTTGGCCCTGGTGGAAAGCGCCGCCCCCGAGGACCGCCTGGGGGTGGTGGTCTTCTCCTCGGGCCACCGGGTTCTCTTTCCCCCGAGGCCCATGACCGCCCAGGCCAAGAAGGAGGCGGAAAGCCTCCTCCTCTCCTTAAGGGCGGGGGGGGGGACGGTCCTCGGGGGGGCCTTCCGGGAGGCGGTCCGCCTCCTCCAGGGGGTACCGGGGGAGCGGAAGGCGGTCCTGGTCCTCACCGACGGCCTCATCGCCGACGCCAAGGAACCTATCCTGGACCTGGCCCAGACCTCCGGGGTGGAAGTGAGCGCCCTCGCCCTGGGCCCCGACGCCGACGCCCCCTTCCTGAAGGAGCTCGCCCGGAGGGGCGGGGGACGTTTCTACCAGGCCCCCTCTCCCAGGGAGCTTCCCCGCCTCTTCCTGCGGGAGGGGCAGGAGGTCTTCCGGGGGGAGGCCCTGGAGGGAAGGTTCCCCGTGGAGGCCAGGCCCCACGCCCTGACCGAGGGCTTCCGCTTCCCGCCCCTTTCCGTCCTCCTCCCCGCGAGGGCCGAGCCTTGGGCCCAGGTCCTCCTCACAAGCGGCGAGCGGGCCGTCCTCGCCATCGGGGAGCGGGGGGAGGGGAGGGTCGCGGCCTTGGCCACGGACCTCTCCCGCTCCTGGCGGGACTTCCCCGAGGCCTCGGCCTTCCTCGGGGGGCTTTTCCGCTGGCTCATCGGGGCGAGGCGGGCCCTCGCCCTCTACGCCTACCCGGAGGGGGAGGGGGTGAGGGTGGTGGCCTTGGGTCCCCTGGAGGCGCCCGAGATCCTCTCGGGAGGGACGAGGCGGCCCATGGTCCCCACCGGGCCCCTCCGCTTTGAGGCCCGGGTGGAAGGGGAGGGGGTGCTTTTGGACAGGGGGCTCCGCCTCCCCCTCGCCCTTCCCCTCCCGGGGGAGTGGAGCCCGCGGGACGGGCGCGAGGTCCTGAGGGCCCTGGCCGAGGCCTCGGGAGGCCGGCTCCTCGCGGGCCCAGGGGAGGCCTCCTCGGGGAAGGAGGCCCTTCCCTTGAGGCCCTTCCTCGTGGGCCTCGCCCTGGCCCTCTTCCTGTTGGAGCGCTTCCTGGAGGCCCGCCTTGACAGGGGGGCTTCCCGTGCCCTACCTTAG
- a CDS encoding riboflavin synthase: protein MFTGLVEETGEILKVEEGPFLRVYIGARKVLEDLKVGDSVAVDGACLTAVAVEEGGFWVELAQETLRRTAPTWRVGHRPNLERALKVGDRLGGHFVTGHVDGVARLWEVREAPGAKDFYFLPPKALAPYIAEKGSVALNGVSLTVAGLTGEAFWVTLIPHTLEVTNLGRLRVGDGVNLEVDLIARYVARLLGRA, encoded by the coding sequence ATGTTCACGGGACTCGTGGAGGAAACGGGGGAGATCCTGAAGGTGGAGGAAGGGCCCTTCCTCCGGGTCTACATAGGTGCCCGGAAGGTGCTGGAGGACCTCAAGGTGGGGGACTCCGTGGCCGTGGACGGGGCCTGCCTCACGGCGGTGGCGGTGGAGGAGGGGGGGTTTTGGGTGGAGCTCGCCCAGGAGACCCTGCGCCGCACCGCCCCCACCTGGCGGGTGGGGCACAGGCCCAACCTGGAGCGGGCCCTGAAGGTGGGGGACAGGCTTGGGGGGCACTTCGTCACCGGGCACGTGGACGGGGTGGCGAGGCTTTGGGAGGTCCGCGAGGCCCCAGGGGCCAAGGACTTCTACTTCCTCCCCCCCAAGGCGCTCGCCCCCTACATCGCCGAGAAGGGGAGCGTGGCCCTAAACGGGGTCTCCCTCACGGTGGCGGGGCTTACGGGGGAGGCCTTCTGGGTCACCCTCATCCCCCACACCCTCGAGGTGACCAACCTGGGGAGGCTTCGGGTGGGGGACGGGGTGAACCTCGAGGTGGACCTCATCGCCCGTTACGTGGCGCGGCTTTTGGGGAGAGCGTGA
- the ribD gene encoding bifunctional diaminohydroxyphosphoribosylaminopyrimidine deaminase/5-amino-6-(5-phosphoribosylamino)uracil reductase RibD, with translation MRDLDERFLRRALQLAERARGHTSPNPLVGAVLVREGRIVGEGFHPRAGEPHAEVFALQQAGELARGATAYVTLEPCDHFGRTPPCSLALLQAGVSRVVVAAREENPVAKGGLERLRAGGVQVEAGLLEAEARAQNEVFFAVQKKGLPFVLLKAALTLDGKVAAPSGDARWISSEASRRVAHAYRQWLPAVMVGVGTVLKDDPALTVREPDFRPFPLMVEPPPLRDPLKVVLDTEARTPPTARLFRKGPRGEPARVLVFVGEGAPGARVSALEEAGARVVALPREGGRVDPERALAFLLEEGVDGVLLEGGPRLAGAFLERGLVDKLALFLAPRILGEGRGLAEGFRVERVAEALRLRLARREWLGENLWLEAYPEG, from the coding sequence TTGCGCGACCTGGACGAGCGCTTTCTGCGAAGGGCCCTGCAGCTTGCCGAAAGGGCCCGGGGCCACACGAGCCCGAACCCCCTGGTGGGGGCGGTCCTGGTAAGGGAAGGCCGGATCGTGGGCGAGGGGTTTCACCCCCGGGCGGGAGAGCCCCACGCCGAGGTCTTCGCCCTCCAGCAGGCGGGGGAGCTCGCCCGGGGGGCCACGGCCTACGTGACCCTCGAGCCCTGCGACCACTTCGGGCGCACCCCGCCCTGCTCCCTGGCCCTCCTCCAGGCGGGGGTTTCCCGGGTGGTGGTGGCGGCCCGGGAGGAAAACCCCGTGGCCAAGGGGGGGCTTGAGCGCCTGCGGGCGGGGGGGGTCCAGGTGGAGGCGGGCCTTTTGGAGGCCGAGGCCCGGGCCCAGAACGAGGTCTTCTTCGCCGTGCAGAAAAAGGGCCTTCCCTTCGTCCTCCTCAAGGCGGCCCTCACCCTGGACGGGAAGGTGGCCGCCCCTTCGGGGGACGCCCGCTGGATCTCCTCGGAGGCGAGCCGCCGCGTGGCCCACGCCTACCGGCAGTGGCTTCCCGCCGTGATGGTGGGGGTGGGGACTGTCCTAAAGGACGACCCCGCCCTCACCGTGCGGGAACCCGACTTCCGCCCCTTTCCCCTCATGGTGGAGCCCCCGCCCCTCCGCGACCCCCTCAAGGTGGTCCTGGACACCGAGGCGAGGACGCCCCCCACGGCCCGCCTCTTCCGGAAGGGCCCCAGGGGCGAGCCCGCCCGGGTTCTGGTCTTCGTGGGGGAGGGGGCCCCAGGGGCGCGGGTTTCGGCCCTGGAGGAGGCGGGGGCCCGGGTGGTGGCCCTCCCCCGGGAAGGGGGGCGGGTGGACCCGGAAAGGGCCCTCGCCTTCCTCCTGGAGGAGGGGGTGGACGGGGTGCTCCTGGAGGGGGGGCCGAGGCTTGCCGGGGCCTTTCTGGAAAGGGGCCTGGTGGACAAGCTCGCCCTCTTCCTCGCCCCCCGGATCCTGGGGGAGGGGAGGGGGCTTGCCGAGGGCTTTAGGGTGGAGCGGGTGGCGGAGGCCCTCCGCCTTCGCCTTGCCCGCAGGGAGTGGCTGGGGGAGAACCTCTGGCTCGAGGCCTACCCGGAGGGATAG